The following are from one region of the Paenibacillus sabinae T27 genome:
- a CDS encoding response regulator yields MDIVIVDDHPLVRRGLAAVISMQPNVKFAGEATNGEEALRVLEELRPDMVLIDLKLADESGLDVIKAARSRGIESKFILLTSSASREDFLKAEEVLVDGYVLKEALPEELLFAIQLVHKGRKYYDPGLMEDKMRMSGKSPTDELTPKEREVLIELGQGACNREIASRLFISEFTVKKHVSQILAKLQVADRTQAALYANAVGLTKYEMSVE; encoded by the coding sequence ATGGACATCGTCATAGTGGATGATCACCCCCTTGTGAGAAGAGGTTTGGCAGCGGTCATTTCCATGCAGCCCAATGTGAAATTCGCTGGCGAAGCGACAAACGGCGAAGAAGCTCTGCGCGTACTGGAAGAACTTCGTCCCGATATGGTGCTGATCGATTTGAAGCTTGCTGACGAATCAGGTCTTGACGTTATCAAAGCGGCGCGGAGCCGCGGAATTGAGAGCAAGTTTATCCTTTTGACCTCATCGGCGAGCCGTGAAGATTTCCTCAAGGCAGAGGAGGTGCTCGTCGATGGTTATGTGCTGAAGGAGGCGCTGCCTGAAGAGCTTCTGTTCGCTATTCAACTGGTCCACAAGGGCAGAAAATATTACGACCCCGGCCTAATGGAAGACAAGATGAGAATGAGCGGCAAGAGCCCTACCGACGAATTGACGCCCAAAGAGCGCGAAGTATTGATCGAGCTCGGCCAGGGCGCCTGCAACCGGGAAATCGCGTCAAGGCTGTTCATCAGCGAGTTCACGGTCAAGAAGCATGTCAGCCAAATTTTGGCCAAGCTTCAGGTTGCGGACCGCACACAGGCGGCTCTTTATGCCAACGCCGTCGGATTGACCAAATACGAGATGTCTGTCGAATAA
- a CDS encoding Gfo/Idh/MocA family protein, with protein MEAIAFGLIGGGWRAEFFLRIAKALPERFAVKAVLVRDRGKADKLQEQWGVKTYTSFGEFAVACRNGCSFAVVSVKRLANPEFIERLAEAGIPALVETPPADGVEGLLRLWERVGPAAKVQIAEQYAFQPMHAARIRLARSGRLGEVSQAQVSAAHDYHGISLIRRLLGIGFENAVIRAQTFTSPIVKSPDRSGPPLSEELTESQQIIATLDFGNKLGVLDFTGDQYFSWIRDKRILVRGERGEIVNDEVSWLPSFDRPLYDRLRRIDTGHGGNLEGFHLQGIMGCGEWLYENPHAPARLSDDEIAVAETLARMGDYVRGGPSFYSLAEGCQDHYLALEMQRAAADGVPIVTETQPWAKALSRGNG; from the coding sequence ATGGAAGCAATCGCGTTCGGATTAATCGGTGGAGGCTGGAGAGCGGAGTTCTTTCTGCGGATCGCCAAGGCGCTGCCGGAACGTTTTGCCGTAAAGGCCGTCCTAGTCAGGGACCGGGGGAAAGCGGACAAACTGCAGGAACAATGGGGCGTTAAGACCTACACTTCATTTGGCGAGTTTGCCGTCGCATGCCGGAACGGCTGTTCCTTCGCAGTCGTCAGCGTAAAACGGCTGGCAAACCCCGAATTCATCGAAAGACTGGCGGAAGCCGGCATTCCGGCACTGGTTGAAACGCCTCCCGCCGACGGTGTGGAAGGCCTGCTCCGTCTATGGGAACGGGTGGGACCTGCGGCCAAAGTCCAGATCGCGGAGCAGTATGCGTTCCAGCCGATGCACGCGGCACGGATCCGGCTTGCACGTTCCGGCAGGCTGGGCGAAGTCAGTCAGGCCCAGGTGTCCGCGGCGCATGATTACCACGGCATCAGCCTCATCCGCAGACTGCTTGGAATCGGCTTCGAGAATGCCGTCATCCGGGCCCAGACATTCACCTCGCCTATTGTGAAGAGCCCGGACCGAAGCGGTCCTCCGCTCTCGGAAGAGCTGACGGAGTCGCAGCAGATTATCGCCACGCTCGATTTTGGGAATAAACTAGGCGTGCTTGATTTCACTGGGGACCAGTATTTTTCATGGATTCGGGATAAGCGGATTCTGGTTCGCGGCGAACGCGGGGAGATCGTGAACGATGAAGTGTCCTGGCTTCCGTCCTTCGACCGTCCGCTTTACGACAGGCTGCGCCGGATCGATACCGGACATGGCGGGAACCTGGAGGGCTTCCACCTGCAGGGAATTATGGGCTGCGGGGAATGGCTGTATGAGAATCCCCACGCTCCCGCCCGGCTGTCCGACGATGAAATCGCCGTCGCTGAAACCTTGGCCCGGATGGGAGATTACGTCCGGGGCGGCCCGTCCTTTTATAGCCTGGCCGAAGGCTGCCAGGATCATTATCTGGCCCTGGAGATGCAGCGGGCCGCGGCGGACGGCGTTCCTATCGTTACAGAGACCCAGCCCTGGGCGAAGGCTTTGTCGCGAGGCAACGGTTAA
- a CDS encoding glycosyltransferase: MLEHGDVPRLSIIICTYNRAGLLSKTLDSLLGLDMLDEAEVIVVDNRSTDDTASVVKRFMDKYEQQIQMKYLLEPVQGLSAARNSGILAAKAKLIAFLDDDALPVRNWISTIVNTMESKPAVMAMGGKVAPIFENGRPEWLIKPFEFPYTIMDLGNRIKEYPGKFHPCGANMAMRREVFNLSLFPLELGRKGESLLSGEETWLFGRIRKEGQSILYHPQMAVDHFVPASRLTQAWIMKRYYSQGLSNALGSEGPVGNLLLWGKTGAKILYIAVDSVLSAVSGSQGRKLLNKCRLESVRGTLHMLRNRNRESATG, translated from the coding sequence ATGTTAGAGCACGGAGACGTACCCCGGCTGTCCATCATCATCTGCACCTACAACCGTGCCGGGCTGTTATCCAAAACGCTGGATTCCCTGCTCGGGCTCGATATGCTGGATGAGGCGGAGGTCATTGTAGTCGATAACCGGTCGACCGACGATACCGCATCCGTCGTGAAGCGGTTCATGGACAAGTATGAGCAGCAGATTCAAATGAAATATTTGCTGGAGCCGGTACAAGGACTGTCGGCGGCCCGCAACTCGGGGATACTGGCGGCCAAAGCCAAGCTGATCGCCTTTCTCGACGACGATGCGCTGCCGGTCCGGAATTGGATTTCGACCATTGTGAACACAATGGAAAGCAAACCGGCCGTGATGGCCATGGGCGGGAAGGTAGCTCCCATCTTTGAGAACGGGAGGCCGGAGTGGCTCATCAAGCCGTTCGAGTTCCCCTACACGATCATGGATCTGGGGAATCGGATCAAGGAATATCCGGGCAAGTTCCACCCCTGCGGCGCCAATATGGCGATGAGACGCGAAGTCTTCAATCTAAGCCTGTTCCCGCTGGAGCTTGGCCGCAAAGGGGAATCGCTCTTGTCGGGCGAGGAGACCTGGCTGTTCGGGAGAATCCGGAAAGAAGGACAATCCATCCTTTATCATCCGCAGATGGCGGTGGACCATTTCGTTCCGGCAAGCCGCCTGACGCAGGCCTGGATCATGAAGCGGTATTACAGCCAGGGGCTGTCCAACGCCCTCGGAAGCGAAGGCCCGGTGGGCAATCTGCTTCTTTGGGGGAAGACGGGAGCCAAAATTCTGTATATCGCCGTGGATTCGGTTTTGTCGGCGGTATCCGGAAGCCAGGGAAGAAAGCTGCTGAACAAATGCAGGCTGGAGAGCGTCCGCGGAACGCTCCATATGCTGCGGAATCGAAATCGGGAATCGGCGACGGGGTGA
- the galU gene encoding UTP--glucose-1-phosphate uridylyltransferase GalU, producing MKKVKKVIIPAAGLGTRFLPATKAMPKEMLPIINKPTIQYIVEEAIASGIEDIIIVTGKGKRAIEDHFDNAFELESRLLEDGKLELLQEVQRSSKVEIHYIRQKEPKGLGHAVWCARRFIGDEPFGVMLGDDIVTGKTPCLKQLIDQYEETQNSVIGVQEIPDEFTNRYGIIEPDLQEGRLYRVHNFVEKPKLGTAPSNLAIMGRYVFTPKIFKYLDLQEKGAGGEIQLTDAIQKLNQSERVYAYNFDGTRYDVGERLGYILTTLEFALQSKDLRYPVMDAMAEWLSKAEQTAG from the coding sequence ATGAAAAAAGTGAAAAAAGTGATTATTCCCGCAGCCGGCTTAGGAACCCGTTTTCTTCCTGCAACGAAGGCAATGCCTAAGGAAATGCTTCCCATCATCAACAAGCCTACTATTCAGTACATTGTGGAGGAAGCGATCGCTTCCGGCATCGAGGACATCATTATCGTAACCGGTAAAGGCAAACGGGCGATCGAAGATCACTTCGACAACGCCTTCGAGCTGGAATCGCGGCTGCTTGAGGACGGCAAGCTGGAGCTGCTGCAGGAGGTACAGCGTTCTTCCAAGGTTGAGATTCACTATATCCGGCAAAAAGAACCCAAAGGCCTGGGACATGCGGTATGGTGCGCCAGACGGTTTATCGGCGACGAGCCGTTCGGCGTAATGCTCGGCGACGATATCGTTACCGGCAAGACGCCATGCTTGAAACAGCTGATCGACCAGTACGAAGAAACGCAGAACTCGGTCATCGGCGTGCAGGAAATTCCCGACGAGTTCACCAACCGGTACGGTATTATCGAGCCGGATTTGCAGGAAGGCCGTCTGTACCGCGTCCATAACTTCGTCGAGAAGCCGAAGCTCGGAACCGCTCCTTCCAATCTGGCCATTATGGGCCGCTACGTGTTCACGCCGAAAATCTTTAAATATCTCGATCTGCAGGAGAAAGGCGCCGGCGGCGAAATCCAGCTGACGGACGCGATCCAGAAGCTGAACCAAAGCGAACGGGTTTACGCCTACAATTTCGATGGCACGAGATACGATGTGGGCGAGCGCCTCGGCTACATTTTGACGACGCTGGAATTTGCCCTGCAAAGCAAGGATCTCCGGTATCCCGTTATGGACGCTATGGCCGAATGGTTAAGCAAGGCGGAGCAAACTGCAGGTTAA
- a CDS encoding sugar transferase, which translates to MSMHKMPDDAERILSSLYVLHAEEAQESNSYLVMKRVIDILFSALCLFLLLPLFAVVAILIKLDDPKGKVFFRQTRIGKDEKPFEMYKFRSMISNAEELKKNLMAYNEVSGAMFKMKNDPRITRIGKFLRKTSIDELPQLWNVLTGNMSLVGPRPPLPDEVAQYTEYDKQRLTVTPGCTGYWQVHARNSVGFEEMVQLDLTYIRMRSTALDLKIIIKTGLMLLGSKNAY; encoded by the coding sequence ATGAGCATGCATAAAATGCCGGATGACGCTGAGCGGATTCTATCGAGCCTTTACGTGCTCCATGCTGAAGAAGCGCAGGAAAGCAATTCTTACCTGGTTATGAAACGGGTCATCGACATCCTTTTTTCCGCTCTGTGTCTCTTCTTGCTGCTGCCCCTGTTTGCCGTAGTCGCAATACTGATCAAGCTTGACGACCCGAAAGGGAAAGTGTTCTTCCGGCAGACCCGGATAGGCAAGGACGAGAAGCCGTTCGAGATGTACAAGTTCAGATCGATGATCTCGAACGCGGAGGAATTAAAAAAGAACCTGATGGCCTACAACGAGGTCAGCGGAGCAATGTTCAAAATGAAGAACGACCCCCGCATCACGCGGATCGGCAAGTTTTTGCGCAAAACCAGCATCGATGAGCTGCCCCAGCTGTGGAACGTGCTGACCGGCAACATGAGCCTGGTCGGACCCCGGCCGCCTCTCCCCGATGAAGTGGCGCAGTATACGGAGTACGACAAGCAGCGGCTCACCGTTACCCCGGGTTGCACAGGCTACTGGCAGGTGCACGCGCGGAACAGCGTCGGATTCGAAGAGATGGTCCAACTGGACCTGACGTATATCCGGATGCGGAGCACGGCGCTCGATCTCAAGATTATTATTAAAACCGGTCTCATGCTGTTAGGATCGAAAAACGCTTATTAA
- a CDS encoding MFS transporter produces the protein MNFSWKRNLAVLWLGVFLCSTSYSISIPFMSIFLSDDLGVTSHLEAWSGFAFGISFLASALISPFWGSLADKYGRKPMLIRSGFSLAALYLINYFVHDPYVFLVVRVLQGLLAGFVPSSIALVATNTPEEKTGWALSVMSTSGAAGSIIGPLIGGVISYYYGNRSAFLFSSAIVLLSALIATLFVKERKVDRSVPRSRVRDDIREAGGNGAFVSLMIMTGISYFSVMLLEPLIPIYMLDMGISKDSASLTSGVVFSAVGIATVLMAPRWGKIGGRKGYGTILFIGLLGGGIGNMLQFFVTGYVQFAIVRFVYGLFYAAVLPSINALIVQVTDPGFRGRAFGLNQSVSQLATMAGPILGGLLGAILPIRWVFVVNGLMLLAAALTVKTRRIEAQVSALKAE, from the coding sequence ATGAACTTCTCATGGAAGCGAAACCTTGCCGTTCTTTGGTTGGGCGTATTTCTGTGCAGCACCTCGTACTCGATCTCGATTCCGTTTATGTCCATTTTCCTAAGCGATGATCTGGGGGTAACCAGCCATCTGGAGGCTTGGTCCGGGTTCGCCTTCGGCATCTCGTTTTTGGCCAGCGCGCTGATTTCTCCCTTCTGGGGCTCTCTGGCCGACAAATACGGGCGCAAACCGATGCTGATCCGCTCGGGCTTCAGCCTGGCCGCTCTGTATTTGATCAATTATTTTGTCCATGACCCTTATGTATTTCTTGTCGTTCGGGTGCTTCAGGGACTGCTGGCCGGGTTCGTGCCGTCCTCCATCGCGCTGGTAGCGACGAATACCCCGGAAGAGAAGACCGGCTGGGCGCTTAGCGTCATGTCGACCTCGGGGGCTGCCGGCAGCATAATTGGCCCGCTTATCGGCGGCGTCATCAGCTATTATTACGGTAACCGCAGCGCCTTTCTGTTCTCTTCCGCGATCGTGCTGTTGTCGGCGCTGATCGCCACCTTGTTCGTCAAAGAGCGGAAGGTGGACCGGTCAGTTCCAAGATCCCGGGTTCGTGACGATATTCGGGAAGCCGGAGGCAACGGAGCTTTCGTTTCCCTGATGATCATGACGGGAATCAGCTATTTCTCCGTCATGCTTCTGGAACCCCTTATTCCGATATATATGCTCGATATGGGGATTTCAAAGGACAGCGCATCGCTTACTTCGGGAGTCGTCTTCTCGGCGGTGGGGATCGCTACAGTGCTCATGGCTCCCCGGTGGGGGAAAATCGGGGGACGCAAGGGCTATGGAACGATTCTGTTTATCGGCCTTCTGGGCGGGGGAATCGGCAATATGTTGCAGTTCTTCGTGACTGGCTATGTCCAGTTCGCGATTGTGCGGTTTGTCTACGGGTTGTTCTACGCCGCAGTGCTTCCTTCCATTAATGCGCTGATTGTGCAGGTCACGGATCCGGGCTTCCGAGGGCGCGCTTTTGGCCTGAATCAGTCGGTCTCCCAGCTTGCGACCATGGCCGGACCTATTCTTGGCGGCCTCCTTGGAGCCATTCTTCCGATCCGGTGGGTGTTCGTAGTCAATGGACTGATGCTGCTGGCCGCGGCCCTGACGGTAAAGACGCGGAGGATCGAGGCACAGGTTTCCGCCCTCAAAGCGGAGTAG
- a CDS encoding sensor histidine kinase, translating into MKLPLYKIAAVAFVILLLASMIEIGISMERGKQESTELSRWKLKWVTEAGADQGTSPPLGDQGWIDVSSSDLKTGAPGKIAAVWFRASLPPLGSHSAALVNKVYGSKIRAYLDDTLVYSTTGSEGLNGSKILIPLNAPKAGSELYIYSEGLDGHPGIEGEIRIGSYENLLNLYLKQDLMDVIIGGALIFLAVVLGVCSIFLKKELFLSGFLLLLIMLSSGVLMIYYSPYFSLVLGSKSKWMELFFDISLFTLLPSFTYFFEKLFGSGMYGGVSRLRKFQLVYSLFCVGLSVLNIAWSYRIDGLYRMFTVDIAGVLMIIQFLFLLGHALRYALRGNVEAIIFTSGFAVFALTALSELCLFYMSGENYHLYWWKWGIVIFLVSLIVIVGRKFAKNHEQVVEYSKELEKFNNDLQRSEKMEIISELAASVAHEVRNPLQVTRGFLQIIGEGSDSKEKEYLQLAISELDRAAHIINDFLTFAKPQTDTVECLDVGGELRHVAGILLPLAKMQESTIEIQLEDGLYVKFSSSKFKQALINLIKNGIEALQENGLVSISAWKSGSHVVISIRDSGEGMTAGELARLGEPYFSNKTKGTGLGLMVTFRIIEAMNGTIEFKSVKGKGTEAIVKLPAVKP; encoded by the coding sequence ATGAAATTGCCACTATACAAAATAGCGGCGGTAGCGTTTGTCATATTGCTGCTGGCTTCCATGATTGAAATCGGAATTTCTATGGAGCGGGGGAAACAGGAGAGCACGGAGCTTTCCCGGTGGAAGCTGAAATGGGTGACCGAAGCGGGAGCAGACCAAGGGACAAGCCCTCCCCTCGGGGATCAAGGATGGATTGACGTCTCGTCCTCCGATCTCAAGACCGGGGCGCCTGGGAAGATAGCGGCGGTATGGTTCCGCGCTTCATTGCCCCCGCTGGGCAGCCATTCGGCTGCGCTGGTGAATAAAGTATACGGCAGCAAAATCCGGGCCTATCTTGACGATACGCTTGTCTATAGCACAACAGGCAGCGAAGGACTGAATGGCAGCAAGATTCTGATTCCGCTGAACGCGCCCAAGGCTGGCAGCGAATTATACATATACAGCGAAGGGCTTGACGGCCACCCCGGCATAGAGGGAGAGATCAGGATTGGCAGCTACGAAAATCTGCTGAACCTGTACTTGAAGCAAGATTTGATGGACGTCATCATCGGCGGGGCGCTCATTTTTTTGGCCGTCGTCCTTGGCGTTTGCTCGATCTTTTTAAAAAAAGAACTGTTTCTCAGCGGATTTTTGCTCTTGCTGATCATGCTGTCGTCCGGCGTGCTGATGATCTACTACTCTCCTTATTTTTCGCTTGTGCTGGGCAGCAAATCGAAATGGATGGAATTATTTTTTGATATTTCGCTATTTACGCTTCTGCCGTCGTTCACCTATTTTTTCGAGAAATTATTCGGTTCCGGCATGTATGGCGGCGTTTCCCGGCTGAGGAAATTCCAACTGGTGTATTCGCTGTTCTGCGTGGGACTCAGCGTGCTCAACATTGCCTGGTCTTACCGGATTGACGGTCTGTACCGGATGTTCACGGTGGATATTGCGGGCGTTCTGATGATCATTCAGTTTCTGTTTCTGCTGGGACATGCGCTCCGTTACGCCCTTCGCGGCAATGTGGAGGCGATTATCTTCACCTCGGGCTTCGCCGTGTTTGCGCTGACGGCGCTCAGTGAGCTGTGCCTGTTCTATATGTCGGGCGAGAATTACCACCTGTACTGGTGGAAATGGGGCATCGTTATTTTCCTTGTGTCCCTGATTGTGATCGTAGGAAGGAAGTTCGCCAAGAATCATGAGCAGGTGGTCGAATATTCGAAGGAGCTGGAGAAGTTCAACAACGATCTTCAGCGTTCGGAAAAAATGGAGATCATCAGCGAGCTGGCCGCTTCCGTCGCGCATGAGGTCCGTAATCCGCTTCAGGTCACCAGAGGCTTCTTGCAGATTATCGGCGAAGGCTCTGACAGCAAGGAGAAGGAATATTTGCAGCTGGCCATTTCGGAGCTGGACCGGGCGGCGCATATTATCAACGATTTTCTCACGTTCGCCAAGCCACAAACGGATACGGTGGAATGTCTCGATGTCGGGGGAGAGCTCAGGCATGTCGCGGGAATTCTGCTTCCGCTGGCCAAAATGCAGGAAAGCACCATTGAAATCCAGCTTGAGGATGGGCTGTATGTGAAGTTCAGCTCCTCCAAATTCAAGCAGGCCTTGATCAATCTGATCAAGAACGGCATCGAAGCCCTTCAGGAGAACGGACTGGTGAGCATTTCGGCCTGGAAATCCGGCAGCCATGTCGTCATCAGCATCCGGGATTCGGGAGAGGGCATGACGGCCGGGGAGCTGGCCAGACTGGGGGAGCCGTATTTCTCCAACAAAACGAAAGGCACCGGTCTAGGTCTTATGGTCACCTTCCGGATCATTGAGGCAATGAACGGCACCATCGAGTTCAAGAGCGTTAAGGGAAAAGGAACGGAAGCGATCGTCAAACTGCCGGCTGTCAAACCGTAA
- a CDS encoding helix-turn-helix domain-containing protein → MYFVRRNSGYPLHDYNHRLKMGEAKKLQLNTSLQVQEISGMLRYNAPFYFSRLFKKYMGVSSVECRCNV, encoded by the coding sequence CTGTATTTCGTCCGGAGGAACAGCGGGTACCCTCTGCATGATTACAATCACCGGCTGAAGATGGGCGAAGCCAAGAAGCTCCAGCTCAACACCTCGCTTCAGGTTCAGGAAATTTCCGGTATGCTCCGGTACAACGCCCCTTTTTACTTCTCGAGGCTGTTTAAGAAATATATGGGAGTCTCTTCTGTGGAATGCCGGTGTAACGTATAA
- a CDS encoding sensor histidine kinase, whose translation MNIKLSAEDRMITFFRYFSLFLTSLMFLITRTGPSLFYKIPIIMILALLAPAFTIAYRSLRHKPHAVMASVSIEMSLILLLAICTGGYNSPFKLYSLNPILIAAGSLSFYFCWSLLVGYFAIFFGFSYFFYKSAESTLVSVLLENGNLFLALALTVTFMQLLSRFRRQREEANARTNEMLEHIKSLYHIVETSSEHDFMNIGQVITEYAVKLTKLNKALFWFASYPGGPSPVSRQTGWLPEEEVNLFGELKVHEPEWRRQKEPIFKSFPGSGDLLLMPVRMSTRFVGVIGVKLEAHEGLENRRWYIQQLMFLAELSAITLERHELSVTENRLIVTNEQNRIADEMHDSVSQSLFGIVYAAHSLKQSCRKMTPSQLEEQIELIHDSATKAAKELRITIYSLSSKKSGGPTWLGMVRSHLQSLSRLNDVEIDFKVKGDDFSLPYTYHKALFRIISEATGNAIRHGAARKIEVELTLKPRWVGLAVRDDGVGFDTDLLWTRSEENTGGLGMKNMQHLTRTLGGDFQLSSSENSGTQILISIPVGVIELKNA comes from the coding sequence ATGAATATCAAGTTATCTGCGGAAGATCGAATGATTACATTTTTCCGTTATTTTTCACTTTTTCTTACTTCACTGATGTTCTTAATTACGCGAACGGGTCCTTCACTGTTTTATAAAATTCCGATCATCATGATTCTGGCCTTGCTTGCCCCCGCGTTTACGATTGCCTATCGGAGTTTGCGGCACAAACCGCATGCCGTTATGGCGTCGGTGAGCATCGAGATGTCGCTGATTCTTCTGCTGGCGATTTGTACAGGCGGTTATAACAGCCCATTCAAGCTGTATTCGCTTAATCCCATTTTGATTGCCGCGGGTTCTTTGTCCTTTTATTTTTGCTGGAGTCTGCTGGTCGGCTATTTTGCGATTTTCTTTGGATTCAGCTATTTTTTTTATAAATCGGCGGAAAGTACGTTGGTCTCGGTTTTGCTGGAGAACGGGAATCTGTTTCTGGCGCTTGCTTTAACAGTGACCTTTATGCAGCTGCTGTCGAGGTTCAGGCGGCAGCGGGAGGAGGCGAACGCCCGAACGAACGAGATGCTCGAGCATATCAAGTCGCTGTATCACATTGTGGAAACCTCAAGCGAGCATGATTTTATGAATATCGGTCAGGTCATTACCGAATATGCCGTCAAGCTGACGAAGCTGAACAAGGCGTTGTTCTGGTTTGCGAGCTATCCCGGGGGGCCGTCTCCCGTAAGCCGTCAGACCGGCTGGCTGCCCGAGGAGGAAGTCAATTTATTCGGGGAGCTTAAAGTTCACGAGCCGGAGTGGCGGCGCCAGAAGGAACCGATATTCAAGAGCTTTCCGGGTTCTGGGGATCTGCTGTTAATGCCGGTTAGGATGAGCACCCGCTTTGTGGGTGTGATCGGAGTTAAGCTGGAAGCGCACGAGGGGCTGGAGAACCGGAGATGGTACATTCAGCAGCTTATGTTTCTGGCCGAGCTCAGCGCCATCACGCTGGAACGCCATGAACTGAGCGTTACCGAGAACCGGCTCATTGTCACGAATGAACAGAACCGGATTGCGGACGAAATGCACGACAGCGTCTCTCAGAGTCTGTTCGGCATTGTTTATGCGGCCCATTCACTCAAGCAGTCCTGCCGAAAAATGACGCCCTCCCAGTTGGAGGAGCAGATCGAGCTGATCCATGATTCGGCGACCAAGGCAGCCAAAGAGCTGCGGATTACAATCTACAGCCTGAGCTCCAAGAAAAGCGGAGGCCCGACCTGGCTTGGCATGGTAAGGTCGCATCTGCAGAGCTTGTCGAGGCTGAACGATGTTGAGATTGATTTCAAGGTAAAGGGCGACGATTTCAGTCTGCCATACACGTATCACAAGGCCCTCTTTCGGATCATCTCCGAAGCGACCGGCAATGCGATCCGCCACGGGGCTGCCCGTAAAATCGAGGTTGAGCTGACCTTGAAGCCGCGATGGGTTGGACTTGCCGTCCGCGATGACGGGGTAGGCTTTGATACCGATCTGCTATGGACCCGTTCAGAGGAAAACACCGGCGGATTGGGAATGAAAAATATGCAGCATTTGACCCGGACTCTTGGCGGGGATTTTCAGTTGTCGAGCAGTGAAAATTCAGGTACCCAAATTCTAATTTCCATTCCGGTAGGCGTAATTGAACTAAAGAACGCATAA
- a CDS encoding YveK family protein, translated as MEKTILDYLNLIKKRLWLIVLFVLISCTTTYYVSKNYVVPVYSATAQLLVNNAADLSEGNNLNNLNFSLNLIGSYKDVIKSPAIMDRVAAAHPEFGLTGDQLSSKVSLKSSEGSQVINLSVNDESYVKAAGIVNAVSQTFIRSLPELMNLSNVTFLTPADPKDVPGPANGGYTMNLVISFVVSLMAALGIILLMETLSGALRSEKEAEHEFGLPVIGTIPVIRNRDLGKDGDNKARVGEGAYAAVK; from the coding sequence GTGGAAAAGACGATTTTGGATTACCTGAATCTCATCAAGAAAAGGCTATGGCTCATCGTACTGTTCGTGCTGATCTCCTGCACTACCACCTATTACGTCAGCAAGAATTACGTGGTCCCCGTCTATTCCGCAACAGCGCAGCTGCTGGTGAACAACGCCGCAGATCTGTCGGAAGGCAATAACCTTAACAATCTGAATTTCAGTCTCAATCTGATCGGGAGTTACAAGGATGTCATCAAATCGCCGGCCATTATGGACCGCGTGGCCGCGGCGCATCCGGAGTTCGGACTGACCGGTGATCAGCTAAGCTCCAAGGTTAGCCTCAAATCATCGGAAGGAAGCCAGGTCATCAATCTCAGCGTAAACGACGAAAGTTATGTCAAGGCCGCAGGAATCGTCAATGCGGTATCCCAGACTTTCATTCGTTCCTTGCCGGAGCTGATGAATCTAAGCAACGTCACCTTCCTTACGCCGGCGGACCCGAAGGATGTACCTGGACCCGCAAACGGCGGCTACACGATGAATTTGGTTATCAGCTTCGTCGTCTCGCTGATGGCGGCGCTTGGGATTATCCTCCTGATGGAGACGCTGAGCGGAGCTCTTCGCTCCGAGAAGGAAGCGGAGCACGAGTTCGGCCTTCCGGTCATCGGCACCATACCGGTAATCCGCAATCGCGATCTTGGCAAGGACGGCGACAACAAAGCAAGGGTAGGGGAGGGAGCGTATGCTGCGGTTAAGTAA
- a CDS encoding CpsD/CapB family tyrosine-protein kinase, whose product MLRLSNSLIAERNPQSHVSESFRSLRTYIRQLGLLQGGGGRALLFTSGEAGEGKTTVLANLAVSFVQDGKKVAVVDGNLRSPGIHTVFGLDNGIGLADGLSGQKELGKIGVYGNLANLTIVTAGSSSVSPPDLLGNTAMAELLEELKRTHDLVLLDSPPAVEYSDARVLAPLTDGVVIVARYGKSKRDSIRRVKTLMEQAGTAILGIAINQAK is encoded by the coding sequence ATGCTGCGGTTAAGTAACAGTCTCATTGCCGAGCGCAATCCGCAGTCGCATGTGTCCGAATCGTTCCGCTCGCTTCGCACCTACATCCGGCAGCTCGGGCTGCTGCAGGGCGGAGGAGGAAGAGCGCTGCTGTTCACCTCAGGCGAAGCGGGAGAAGGAAAGACGACGGTTCTGGCCAACCTCGCGGTTTCCTTCGTTCAGGACGGCAAGAAAGTGGCGGTTGTGGACGGCAACCTGCGCAGCCCCGGCATTCATACGGTGTTCGGGCTAGACAACGGAATAGGATTGGCCGACGGTCTGAGCGGCCAGAAGGAGCTGGGTAAGATCGGCGTATACGGAAATCTCGCCAATCTGACCATCGTTACGGCAGGCTCATCCTCCGTTAGTCCGCCCGACTTGCTGGGCAACACGGCAATGGCGGAGCTGCTGGAGGAGCTGAAAAGAACCCATGACCTGGTTCTCCTTGACTCGCCACCGGCGGTGGAATACAGCGATGCCCGCGTGCTCGCGCCGCTTACCGACGGCGTCGTCATCGTCGCCCGTTACGGCAAATCCAAGCGGGATTCGATCCGCCGGGTCAAGACTTTGATGGAACAAGCCGGGACTGCAATTCTCGGCATTGCCATAAATCAGGCCAAGTAA